CATCATCGGAATCAAGAAAAGCAATCCAGTCGCCTTCTGCGGCCTTTATCCCTGCGTTTCTCGCTGCGCTTGCTCCCTGATTTTGCTGCTCAATCAGCTTAACTCTCTTTCCAAAACTGCGAACAACCTGTGAAGTACGGTCTGTGGAGCCGTCATTAACAACGACAATCTCATCCGGCGGGCGATTCTGGGAAAGAACGCTTTGTATGGTTCTGCCTATCCTTTCAGCAGAGTTGTATGCCGGCAAGACAGCGGATATTTTCAGTCTCTTCTCATTCACCGGCGCCTGCCTCCCTAAGCACATCTTCAAGTTTGTGAAATTTGCTGCCGCCACATCTCTCACGGCAGAATCTCCGCACAGGAGGGCCAATCAAACGCTTAAACGCTGTCCAGTATTTGAAGTAAAAGCTGAAAGCCATCTCACGCTGAAGCTTTGAATAGAGCTTGGGAAATTCCTTCATTCGCGGAAAAGACTGATAAAGAAATTCTGCATCCGCCTTCATTCCCCTCCTCGCACGTCTTCTCGCCTCCATCAGCGAAACGTAACTGATCACCTCTTCCATCTTCCCGCGCAGCTCCTTCGGGCAGAAATTGAGTATGCAGGAAGGATCTAAGAATATCGTCGGCAATTGAACAGGCACTTTGTTTGAAAGTCCGCTTGCATCTCGGTGATGGATCACAGCAGAGGGAGTAATGATAGAATATTCGGCATTTGCAAGCAGTTTATAAAAGAAAACAGTGTCAACACCGTTGCGTTTTTTGTTATCGAATCCGCGTACGCTGCGGGCAAGATCAGTTCTCACGAGCGAATTGCCAACGTGGAAAAACTGAAGCCTTTCAAAGGCTATCAGCGTACTGTCGCGGGAAGATATTCTGCCTATACCTTCGCGCAAAGCGCTTTTGCCTAAATTATCCGCAACATCAATGCCCTTGGGGAATTCGTAGTAAGTTGTGCCCACGATTCCC
This window of the Sedimentisphaera salicampi genome carries:
- a CDS encoding glycosyltransferase family 2 protein; protein product: MQPEISVIMPLYNKEKTVRRAIDSILAQSFKDFELVIVNDESTDSSREIAAEYSDDRIRIIDRENGGSGAARNTGIENANADLLAFLDADDQWLPFYLENACNEIKRANVGIVGTTYYEFPKGIDVADNLGKSALREGIGRISSRDSTLIAFERLQFFHVGNSLVRTDLARSVRGFDNKKRNGVDTVFFYKLLANAEYSIITPSAVIHHRDASGLSNKVPVQLPTIFLDPSCILNFCPKELRGKMEEVISYVSLMEARRRARRGMKADAEFLYQSFPRMKEFPKLYSKLQREMAFSFYFKYWTAFKRLIGPPVRRFCRERCGGSKFHKLEDVLREAGAGE